CACCCTCTAGGAATCTGGCGATGTCGCTGACCAAGCGCCAACGGGAAATTCTCAGTTATCTCGCTGAGTACACCGAAGATAACGGCTATGCGCCGAGCTTCGAGGAGATCGCGGCGCGATTCGAGTACAGCTCGCTGGCAACGGTCCACGAGCACCTGAGCAATCTCGAGCGCAAGTCTTACATCAAGCGGCGCTATAACGAGAGCCGCGGTATCGAGATCCTTCCGTCCGATCAGTATCCACGCGCCGTTCAGGTTCCCCTCATGGGAACCGTCGCCGCCGGTATGCCGATCGAGGCTATTCAGACGCACGAGACGATCGCGGTGCCGGAAGATTTCGTGCATCGCGGCGGCAATCACTATGTGCTCCGCGTCCGAGGAAACTCGATGATCGAGGACCACATATGCGATGGCGACTTCGTGGTGGTCAACGAGCGCGCCTCATGCGACAACGGTGAGACGGTCATCGCCCTCATCGATGGCCAGTCGGCGACGGTCAAGCGATTCTATCGCGAGCGCGACGGCCGCATCCGGCTGCAACCTCGCAACGATACGATGGACCCGATCTACGTTCACGAGAACGACGTCGCGATCCAGGGAATAGTCGTTGGGGTGATGCGGCGCTGCTAGTGTAGTGTCCGATCGATTGTGAGAGCGTTACGACAGGGCCGTCATTCCGCGCCTACACGCGCGGTAACGCTTTTCGCAGTCGTTCGAGGGCCGCTGTCGCAGAACCATCCGCGATTGCGGCCCTCGCTCTTTTGACACCCGCCGCCAACGAATCGACCATCCCGGCGACGTACACCGCCGCTCCCGCGTTCGCGACGACCGCGGCGATCGCACCGGCGGGCGCCGTGCCGGCGAGGCAGCTTCGTATCAGCTCGGCGTTCTCCGCGGGCGTTCCTCCAATCAGCTCCGACGGCCGCGCCACGTCGGCGCCGATCGATTCCGGATCGCACTCCCACTCGGTGATCACAGCCCCACGGATCTCCAGAATTCGCGTCGGTCCGAGCGGCGAGATCTCGTCCATTCCGGGCGCACCATGCACAACGAGCGAATGAACC
The window above is part of the Gemmatimonadota bacterium genome. Proteins encoded here:
- the lexA gene encoding transcriptional repressor LexA, with amino-acid sequence MSLTKRQREILSYLAEYTEDNGYAPSFEEIAARFEYSSLATVHEHLSNLERKSYIKRRYNESRGIEILPSDQYPRAVQVPLMGTVAAGMPIEAIQTHETIAVPEDFVHRGGNHYVLRVRGNSMIEDHICDGDFVVVNERASCDNGETVIALIDGQSATVKRFYRERDGRIRLQPRNDTMDPIYVHENDVAIQGIVVGVMRRC